The following proteins come from a genomic window of Streptococcus oralis:
- a CDS encoding PTS ascorbate transporter subunit IIC produces MEVISGVLNWFSSNILQNPAFFVGLLVLIGYALLKKPTHEVFSGFVKATVGYMLLNVGAGGLVTTFRPILAALNFKFQIGAAVIDPYFGLAAANNKIAAEFPDFVGTATTALLIGFGVNILLVAFRKLTKVRTLFITGHIMVQQAATVSLMVLFLVPQLRNAYGTAAIGIICGLYWAISSNMTVEATQRLTGGGGFAIGHQQQFAIWFVDKIAGRFGKKEESLDNIKLPKFLSIFHDTVVASATLMLVFFGAILLILGPEIMSNKEVITSGTLFNPAKQDFFMYIIQTAFTFSVYLFILMQGVRMFVSELTNAFQGISSKLLPGSFPAVDVAASYGFGSPNAVLSGFAFGLIGQLITIVLLIVFKNPILIITGFVPVFFDNAAIAVYADKRGGWKAAVILSFISGVLQVALGALCVALLDLAAYGGYHGNIDFEFPWLGFGYIFKYLGIIGYVLVCLFLLVIPQIQFAKAKDKEKYYNGEVQEEA; encoded by the coding sequence ATGGAAGTCATTTCAGGTGTTCTAAATTGGTTTTCTAGCAATATTTTGCAGAATCCCGCATTTTTCGTAGGTCTATTGGTACTGATTGGGTATGCGCTTTTGAAAAAGCCAACTCATGAAGTCTTTTCAGGATTTGTAAAAGCGACAGTTGGTTATATGTTGCTAAACGTTGGTGCGGGGGGCTTGGTTACCACTTTCCGTCCGATCTTGGCAGCGCTCAACTTTAAATTCCAAATTGGTGCGGCAGTTATCGACCCTTACTTCGGACTTGCAGCAGCAAATAACAAAATTGCAGCTGAGTTTCCTGACTTTGTCGGAACTGCAACAACAGCCCTTTTGATTGGTTTCGGGGTCAATATCCTGCTAGTGGCTTTCCGTAAACTCACCAAAGTGAGAACCCTCTTTATCACAGGGCATATCATGGTGCAACAAGCAGCAACTGTTTCTCTTATGGTTCTCTTCTTGGTTCCACAATTGCGCAATGCTTATGGGACAGCGGCTATCGGAATTATCTGTGGACTTTACTGGGCTATCAGCTCAAACATGACTGTTGAAGCAACTCAACGTTTGACTGGTGGTGGTGGTTTTGCGATTGGTCACCAACAACAATTTGCTATCTGGTTTGTAGATAAAATCGCAGGACGCTTTGGTAAGAAGGAAGAAAGTCTAGACAATATTAAATTGCCTAAATTCCTCTCTATCTTCCATGATACAGTAGTTGCCTCTGCAACTTTGATGTTGGTCTTCTTTGGTGCAATTCTTTTGATCTTGGGACCAGAAATCATGTCAAACAAAGAAGTGATCACTTCAGGAACTTTGTTCAATCCTGCTAAGCAAGACTTCTTCATGTATATTATCCAAACAGCTTTCACTTTCTCAGTTTACTTGTTTATCTTGATGCAAGGTGTTCGCATGTTCGTATCTGAATTGACAAATGCCTTCCAAGGTATCTCAAGCAAACTTTTGCCAGGTTCATTCCCAGCGGTGGACGTTGCGGCTTCTTATGGATTTGGTTCTCCAAATGCTGTTTTGTCAGGTTTTGCCTTTGGTTTGATTGGGCAATTGATTACAATCGTTCTACTTATCGTCTTCAAAAACCCTATCCTTATCATCACAGGATTTGTACCGGTGTTCTTTGATAATGCAGCCATCGCCGTTTACGCTGATAAACGTGGTGGTTGGAAAGCGGCAGTTATCTTGTCCTTCATCTCAGGTGTACTTCAAGTTGCCCTTGGTGCTCTTTGCGTAGCCCTTCTCGACTTGGCAGCTTATGGTGGTTACCATGGAAATATTGACTTTGAATTCCCATGGCTTGGATTTGGCTACATTTTCAAATACCTCGGTATTATTGGTTATGTACTTGTTTGCCTCTTCTTGCTTGTCATTCCTCAAATTCAGTTTGCCAAAGCAAAAGATAAAGAAAAATACTATAACGGCGAAGTACAAGAAGAAGCTTAG
- a CDS encoding PTS sugar transporter subunit IIB gives MVKVLAACGNGMGSSMVIKMKVENALRKLNQTDFTVNSCSVGEAKSLAAGYDIVIASLHLIQELEGRTNGKLIGLDNLMDDKEITEKLSQALQ, from the coding sequence ATGGTTAAAGTATTAGCAGCATGTGGAAATGGTATGGGTTCATCAATGGTTATCAAGATGAAGGTGGAAAATGCGCTCCGTAAGCTAAACCAAACAGACTTTACAGTAAACTCATGCAGTGTCGGCGAAGCTAAAAGTTTGGCTGCTGGCTATGATATTGTTATCGCTTCTCTTCACCTAATCCAAGAATTGGAAGGCAGAACAAATGGGAAGTTGATTGGGCTTGACAACTTGATGGATGATAAAGAAATCACTGAAAAACTCAGTCAGGCACTACAGTAA
- a CDS encoding PTS sugar transporter subunit IIA — MNLKQALIENDSIRLGLEASDWKEAVKLAVEPLIESGAILPEYYDAIIESTEEYGPYYILMPGMAMPHARPEAGVQRDAFSLITLQNPVVFSDGKEVSVLLALAATSSKIHTSVAIPQIIALFELEDSIARLQGCQSKEEVLDMIEESKNSPYLEGLDLES, encoded by the coding sequence ATGAATTTAAAACAAGCTTTGATTGAAAATGATTCAATTCGATTGGGACTTGAGGCGTCTGACTGGAAAGAAGCAGTTAAGTTAGCAGTGGAACCCTTGATTGAAAGTGGTGCAATTTTACCAGAGTACTATGATGCGATTATTGAGTCAACAGAAGAATATGGTCCCTACTATATTTTAATGCCAGGGATGGCTATGCCCCATGCTAGACCAGAGGCAGGTGTTCAGCGGGATGCTTTTTCACTGATTACCTTGCAAAATCCCGTTGTTTTTTCAGATGGAAAAGAAGTATCCGTCTTACTAGCTTTGGCTGCGACAAGCTCAAAGATTCATACAAGTGTAGCGATTCCACAAATTATTGCCTTGTTTGAGTTGGAAGATTCCATTGCCCGCTTGCAAGGATGTCAGAGTAAGGAAGAAGTTTTGGATATGATCGAAGAATCAAAAAATAGTCCATACCTTGAAGGCTTGGACTTGGAAAGCTAA
- a CDS encoding 3-keto-L-gulonate-6-phosphate decarboxylase UlaD yields the protein MTKRIPNLQVALDHSDLQGAIKAAVSVGHEVDIIEAGTVCLLQVGSELVEVLRSLFPDKIIVADTKCADAGGTVAKNNAVRGADWMTCICCATIPTMEAALKAITAERGDRGEIQIELYGDWTFEQAQLWLDAGISQAIYHQSRDALLAGETWGEKDLNKVKKLIDMGFRVSVTGGLDVDTLKLFKGVDVFTFIAGRGITEAPDPAGAARAFKDEIKRIWG from the coding sequence ATGACTAAAAGAATACCAAATTTACAAGTTGCACTAGACCATTCAGATTTGCAAGGCGCAATTAAGGCTGCTGTATCTGTTGGTCATGAAGTGGATATCATTGAAGCTGGTACTGTTTGCCTACTTCAAGTAGGGAGCGAATTGGTAGAAGTCTTGCGTAGCCTTTTCCCAGATAAGATCATCGTGGCAGACACCAAGTGTGCGGACGCCGGTGGAACGGTTGCCAAGAATAATGCTGTACGCGGAGCAGACTGGATGACTTGTATCTGCTGTGCAACCATTCCGACTATGGAAGCAGCGCTCAAAGCAATCACAGCTGAACGTGGAGATAGAGGAGAGATCCAAATCGAACTTTACGGAGACTGGACTTTTGAACAGGCTCAACTCTGGCTTGATGCGGGAATCTCCCAAGCAATCTACCACCAATCTCGTGATGCTCTACTTGCTGGAGAAACTTGGGGTGAAAAAGATCTAAACAAGGTCAAAAAATTGATTGATATGGGCTTCCGTGTGTCTGTTACAGGCGGACTAGATGTGGATACACTCAAACTCTTTAAAGGAGTGGATGTCTTTACTTTCATCGCAGGTCGCGGAATTACTGAGGCACCAGATCCGGCAGGAGCAGCGCGTGCCTTTAAGGATGAAATCAAACGAATTTGGGGGTAA
- a CDS encoding L-ribulose-5-phosphate 3-epimerase, giving the protein MARPIGIYEKATPKHFTWLERLNFAKELGFDFVEMSIDERDERLARLDWSKEERLEIVKAIYETGIRIPSICFSGHRRYPMGSNDPVLEKKSLELMRKCIKLAQDLGVRTIQLAGYDVYYEEKSPQTRERFIKNLRQACDWAEEAQVILAIEIMDDPFINSIEKYLAVEKEIDSPYLFVYPDIGNVSAWHNDVYSEFYIGHHALAALHLKDTYPVTENSKGQFRDVPFGAGCVNWEAAFDILKKTNYNGPFLIEMWSENCETVEETKAAIKEAQDFLYPLIKKAGLM; this is encoded by the coding sequence ATGGCACGTCCAATTGGAATCTATGAAAAAGCTACACCCAAGCATTTTACTTGGTTGGAACGCTTGAATTTTGCCAAAGAATTGGGCTTCGACTTCGTTGAAATGTCGATTGACGAGCGTGACGAACGTTTGGCTCGTCTTGATTGGAGCAAGGAAGAACGTTTGGAGATTGTGAAAGCTATCTATGAAACAGGTATCCGAATCCCGTCCATCTGTTTCTCAGGCCATCGTCGCTATCCAATGGGTTCAAACGATCCTGTTTTAGAAAAAAAATCGCTGGAACTGATGAGAAAATGTATCAAACTGGCTCAGGATTTGGGAGTTCGTACCATTCAGCTAGCTGGATATGATGTTTATTATGAGGAAAAGTCCCCTCAAACACGTGAACGCTTTATCAAAAACCTCCGACAAGCCTGTGACTGGGCGGAGGAAGCCCAAGTGATTTTGGCTATTGAGATTATGGACGATCCTTTTATCAATAGCATTGAGAAGTACTTGGCTGTTGAAAAAGAGATTGATTCACCTTATCTCTTTGTCTATCCAGATATTGGCAATGTCTCAGCTTGGCATAATGATGTTTATAGTGAATTTTATATCGGGCACCATGCCCTTGCAGCCCTCCATCTTAAGGATACCTATCCTGTGACCGAGAATTCAAAAGGACAATTTCGAGATGTTCCTTTTGGGGCTGGTTGTGTCAACTGGGAAGCAGCTTTTGATATTTTGAAGAAAACCAACTATAATGGTCCTTTCCTAATCGAGATGTGGTCTGAAAACTGTGAAACAGTAGAAGAAACCAAAGCGGCTATCAAAGAAGCACAAGATTTCCTCTACCCATTAATAAAGAAAGCGGGTTTGATGTAA
- a CDS encoding L-ribulose-5-phosphate 4-epimerase, giving the protein MNQVINDMRKRVCEANQSLPKHGLVKFTWGNVSEVNRELGVIVIKPSGVDYDQLTPENMVVTDLDGKVLEGDLRPSSDLPTHVELYKAWSAIGSVVHTHSTEAVGWAQAGRDIPFYGTTHADYFYGSIPCARSLTQDEVEVAYEKDTGLVILEEFDRRGLNPVEVPGIVVRNHGPFTWGKNPENAVYHSVVLEEVAKMNRFTEQINPRVEPAPQYILEKHYQRKHGPNAYYGQK; this is encoded by the coding sequence ATGAATCAAGTAATCAATGATATGAGAAAGCGTGTCTGCGAAGCCAATCAATCTCTTCCTAAGCATGGCTTGGTTAAATTCACATGGGGTAATGTCTCAGAAGTGAATCGTGAGCTAGGTGTGATTGTTATCAAACCATCTGGCGTAGATTATGATCAATTGACTCCTGAAAACATGGTGGTGACAGATTTGGATGGGAAGGTTCTTGAAGGCGATTTGAGACCATCTTCTGATCTGCCAACCCACGTAGAGTTATACAAGGCTTGGTCTGCTATTGGTAGTGTGGTCCACACTCATTCAACAGAGGCAGTTGGTTGGGCACAGGCGGGACGCGATATCCCATTTTATGGGACAACACATGCCGACTATTTTTACGGATCAATTCCTTGTGCTCGTAGCTTGACTCAGGACGAAGTTGAAGTAGCTTATGAAAAGGACACAGGCTTAGTCATTCTAGAAGAATTTGACCGTCGTGGGCTCAATCCAGTTGAAGTTCCGGGCATTGTCGTTCGCAACCACGGTCCATTCACATGGGGCAAGAACCCTGAAAATGCAGTCTATCATTCAGTTGTTCTCGAAGAAGTTGCCAAGATGAACCGTTTCACAGAGCAGATCAATCCAAGAGTTGAACCTGCTCCACAGTACATACTGGAAAAACATTACCAAAGAAAGCACGGACCAAATGCCTACTATGGTCAAAAATAA